In uncultured Methanobacterium sp., a genomic segment contains:
- a CDS encoding O-acetylhomoserine aminocarboxypropyltransferase/cysteine synthase family protein translates to MTEENKKEYGLSTLGLHVGQEEPDPTTGSRAVPIYQTAAYVFKDTEEAANLFGLKQLGNIYTRIMNPTNDVFEKRIAAIEGGNSALAVASGMAAITYSVLNLSLPGDEILSADNLYGGTYQLFNYTLPELGRKVNFVDSTKPEEFEEAITDKTKAIFAESLGNPKLDVPDFEILSNIAHEAGIPVIVDNTSAVGLVKPIEHGVDISVLSATKFIGGHGTSIGGVIVDSGNFDWSNGKFPGFTEPDPSYHGLVYWDAFGDFPGLGNVAYTFRARVRLLRDLGAQVSPFNSFLFLQGLETLDLRVQQHSRNALAVAQFLKDHPKVNWVSYPGLEDDPTHDGASKYLKNGYGALLGFGVKGGLEAGKQFIENVELLSHLANIGDAKSLVIHPASTTHQQLTPEEQAATGVTPDFIRLSIGLENVEDIIGDIDQALARIDV, encoded by the coding sequence ATGACAGAAGAAAATAAGAAAGAATATGGTTTAAGTACATTGGGGTTGCATGTAGGGCAGGAAGAACCTGATCCAACCACTGGATCAAGAGCAGTACCAATTTACCAAACAGCAGCATATGTATTTAAAGATACAGAAGAAGCAGCCAACCTATTTGGCCTGAAACAACTGGGTAATATATACACCCGTATCATGAACCCTACCAATGATGTGTTCGAGAAGAGAATTGCTGCCATTGAAGGTGGAAATTCAGCACTGGCAGTAGCTTCAGGAATGGCTGCAATCACTTACTCCGTTCTAAACCTCAGTTTACCGGGTGATGAAATATTATCCGCAGATAACCTCTACGGGGGAACATACCAACTGTTCAATTACACCCTACCAGAATTAGGTAGGAAAGTTAACTTCGTGGACTCCACCAAACCAGAAGAATTTGAAGAGGCCATCACTGATAAAACCAAGGCTATATTTGCAGAATCACTTGGAAATCCTAAACTGGACGTTCCAGACTTTGAAATTTTATCAAACATTGCCCATGAAGCTGGAATTCCGGTAATTGTTGATAACACCAGTGCAGTGGGTCTAGTGAAACCCATAGAACACGGGGTGGACATCAGTGTATTATCCGCAACTAAATTCATTGGAGGACATGGAACCTCTATTGGTGGAGTTATAGTGGATTCAGGTAACTTTGACTGGAGTAACGGGAAATTCCCAGGATTCACAGAACCAGACCCAAGCTACCATGGATTAGTTTACTGGGATGCATTTGGAGACTTTCCGGGTCTTGGAAATGTAGCTTACACTTTCCGAGCAAGAGTAAGATTATTACGTGATCTGGGAGCACAGGTAAGTCCATTTAACAGTTTCCTGTTCCTGCAGGGACTGGAAACACTGGATCTTCGTGTGCAACAGCATTCCCGAAATGCACTGGCAGTTGCCCAATTCCTCAAAGACCATCCCAAGGTCAACTGGGTTAGCTATCCTGGACTTGAAGATGATCCAACCCATGACGGAGCATCCAAATACCTCAAAAATGGATATGGGGCATTACTTGGATTTGGTGTTAAGGGAGGTCTGGAAGCTGGTAAACAGTTCATAGAAAATGTGGAACTACTATCTCACCTGGCTAACATTGGAGATGCCAAGAGCCTGGTTATACACCCCGCATCTACCACCCACCAGCAATTAACACCAGAAGAACAGGCAGCCACTGGTGTAACCCCTGACTTCATCAGACTATCCATTGGACTGGAAAATGTTGAAGATATTATTGGAGATATAGACCAGGCACTAGCACGTATCGATGTGTAA
- a CDS encoding homoserine O-acetyltransferase, which produces MKKESVGVVETKHYNLSEELILDGGDSLKDVTLAYETYGTLNKQKSNAILVCHALSGNAHVAGWHEGDRKPGWWDNIIGPGKCLDTDRYFIICSNVLGGCQGSTGPASKNPETGKQYALEFPIITIKDMVKAQKKLIDHLQIKQLFSVVGGSMGGMQVLQWCVSYPDMVRSAIPIATTSYSSPQQIAFNEVGRRAIISDPHWNDGNYYQGEFPDSGLSLARMIGHITYLSNESMYEKFGRRLQDKEEYSFDFSTDFEVESYLHYQGDTFTKRFDANSYLYISKAIDYFDLTENGTVSLSEALKNVKARVLVISVDSDWLYTPAESKEIVMALTANEVDVSYCQIKSSYGHDAFLLEAGQLSYIINGFFSETLVVDVMTLNAATITEDSSIEEAAELMLDEKVTHLPVVSEDCRMLGIVTAWDISKAVALKYDKLDQIMTRDVVTALPQDPIELAARKMRKHNISSLPVVNDHGNVLGLVTTDHISTLIAGDKY; this is translated from the coding sequence ATGAAAAAAGAATCTGTTGGCGTTGTAGAAACTAAACACTACAACCTATCTGAAGAATTAATCTTAGATGGTGGAGACAGTCTAAAAGATGTTACTTTAGCTTATGAAACCTATGGAACCTTAAATAAGCAAAAAAGTAACGCCATATTAGTCTGTCACGCCCTCTCTGGTAATGCCCATGTGGCAGGATGGCATGAGGGAGACCGGAAACCTGGCTGGTGGGATAATATAATCGGCCCGGGCAAATGCCTGGATACTGATCGATACTTTATCATCTGCTCCAATGTGCTGGGAGGATGCCAGGGTTCAACCGGACCTGCATCGAAAAATCCAGAAACAGGGAAACAATACGCATTGGAATTTCCTATCATCACCATTAAAGACATGGTAAAAGCCCAGAAAAAATTAATTGACCACCTCCAAATCAAACAACTATTCTCAGTGGTAGGTGGCTCCATGGGTGGCATGCAGGTCCTCCAGTGGTGTGTATCCTACCCGGACATGGTGAGATCTGCCATACCCATTGCCACCACATCCTATTCATCACCCCAACAAATAGCCTTCAATGAAGTGGGAAGAAGAGCCATAATCAGTGACCCCCACTGGAATGATGGTAATTATTATCAGGGGGAATTTCCAGACAGTGGATTGTCACTGGCCCGTATGATTGGCCACATAACTTACCTCAGTAACGAATCAATGTATGAGAAATTCGGAAGAAGACTCCAGGACAAAGAAGAGTACAGTTTTGATTTTTCCACAGATTTTGAGGTGGAAAGCTACCTCCACTACCAGGGAGATACCTTCACCAAGAGATTCGATGCCAATTCATATCTTTACATCTCCAAAGCCATTGACTATTTTGACCTGACAGAAAATGGAACAGTATCCTTATCTGAAGCATTAAAGAATGTCAAAGCCAGAGTATTAGTAATATCAGTTGATTCAGACTGGCTTTACACGCCAGCTGAGTCTAAAGAAATAGTAATGGCCCTGACTGCCAATGAAGTGGATGTCAGTTACTGTCAGATCAAATCCAGCTATGGTCACGATGCATTCCTCTTGGAAGCTGGACAACTCAGCTACATTATAAATGGATTTTTCAGTGAAACCCTGGTGGTAGATGTAATGACCCTCAATGCCGCTACCATAACCGAAGATTCCAGTATTGAAGAAGCAGCAGAGTTAATGCTGGATGAGAAAGTCACCCACTTACCTGTGGTCTCAGAAGACTGTAGAATGCTGGGAATTGTTACAGCATGGGATATTTCCAAAGCAGTAGCTCTCAAATACGATAAACTGGACCAAATCATGACCCGTGATGTTGTAACTGCACTGCCACAGGACCCAATTGAATTAGCTGCACGGAAAATGAGAAAACATAACATATCTTCACTGCCGGTGGTAAATGATCATGGAAATGTCCTGGGTCTGGTAACCACGGACCACATAAGCACCCTCATTGCAGGGGACAAATATTAA
- the nifS gene encoding cysteine desulfurase NifS, giving the protein MSYMDHSATSPVNPEVLEAMLPFFTESFGNASTLYALGREARTAMENGRKQVASLIGAQPEEVYFTSGGTESDNIAIKGTASRLKNKGNHIITSDIEHPAVEETCKYLEKNGYQVTYLPVGEEGIVKVSDVEAAITDKTILITVMHANNEIGTIQPIKEIGALAREKGIYFHTDAVQSVGKIPINVEDMNVDMLSISAHKLYGPKGIGALYIKKGVRVDPLLHGGGHERGMRPGTENVPGIVGLGKACQIAEENLEKNMEYVSSLRDRLIKGVLETIEQSYLNGHPTKRLPNNANFRFSSIEGESLVLQLDAKGINASTGSACSSKKLEPSHVLMAIGLKEVDAHGSLRISLGTENTTEDIDYTITSIGEVVERLRSMSPLWCPAKEE; this is encoded by the coding sequence ATGAGTTATATGGATCATTCTGCAACATCACCCGTTAACCCGGAAGTCCTGGAGGCCATGCTACCCTTCTTCACAGAATCATTTGGAAACGCCTCTACATTATACGCTCTGGGAAGGGAAGCCAGAACTGCCATGGAAAACGGCAGAAAACAGGTGGCATCACTCATCGGTGCCCAACCAGAAGAAGTGTACTTCACCAGTGGAGGTACAGAATCAGATAACATAGCAATCAAGGGAACTGCCAGCAGACTTAAAAACAAGGGCAACCACATCATTACCAGTGACATAGAACACCCTGCAGTGGAAGAAACCTGTAAATATTTGGAAAAAAACGGATACCAAGTTACATACCTCCCGGTGGGAGAAGAAGGCATAGTTAAAGTTTCTGATGTGGAAGCAGCAATCACTGATAAAACCATTTTAATCACAGTGATGCACGCCAACAATGAAATCGGCACTATCCAGCCCATTAAAGAGATCGGGGCCCTGGCCAGGGAAAAAGGAATCTACTTCCACACCGATGCAGTGCAGAGCGTGGGTAAAATACCAATCAACGTGGAAGACATGAATGTGGACATGCTATCCATATCTGCCCACAAACTCTACGGACCCAAAGGAATCGGAGCACTCTACATCAAGAAAGGAGTGAGGGTAGATCCATTACTCCACGGTGGAGGTCACGAGAGGGGGATGCGTCCGGGAACTGAGAACGTACCTGGAATCGTGGGACTGGGTAAGGCCTGCCAGATTGCCGAAGAAAACCTGGAGAAAAATATGGAATATGTCTCCTCACTCCGGGACCGGTTAATAAAAGGAGTCCTGGAGACCATTGAACAATCCTACCTCAATGGACACCCCACCAAAAGACTCCCCAACAATGCCAACTTCCGTTTCAGTAGTATAGAAGGAGAATCACTGGTACTGCAACTGGATGCCAAGGGAATCAACGCTTCCACAGGTTCTGCATGCTCCTCCAAAAAATTGGAACCATCCCATGTCCTGATGGCCATAGGACTAAAGGAAGTTGATGCACACGGATCACTACGCATAAGCCTGGGCACTGAAAACACTACCGAAGATATAGATTACACTATTACTTCAATTGGCGAAGTAGTTGAAAGATTAAGAAGTATGTCTCCACTTTGGTGTCCAGCCAAAGAAGAATAA
- the nifU gene encoding Fe-S cluster assembly scaffold protein NifU has protein sequence MYSEKVMDHFSNPRNVGEIPDASGVGTEGNPVCGDLMTIYITVEDDVITDIKFKTFGCGAAIATSSMITEMAIGKTLDEALKITRDDVAEELEGLPPVKMHCSNLAADALRAAIEDYKKKQAGESSEDETSE, from the coding sequence ATGTACAGTGAAAAAGTAATGGACCATTTCTCCAACCCCCGTAATGTGGGTGAAATACCAGATGCCAGTGGTGTGGGAACCGAAGGAAACCCAGTGTGTGGGGACCTGATGACCATCTACATCACGGTAGAAGATGATGTTATAACCGATATAAAATTCAAAACATTCGGTTGCGGAGCAGCAATAGCCACCAGCAGCATGATCACTGAGATGGCAATTGGAAAAACATTAGACGAAGCATTGAAGATCACCAGGGATGATGTGGCCGAAGAACTGGAAGGATTACCTCCAGTGAAAATGCATTGCTCTAACCTGGCAGCAGATGCACTAAGAGCAGCTATTGAAGACTACAAAAAGAAACAGGCCGGAGAATCTTCTGAGGATGAAACCTCAGAATAA
- the fdhD gene encoding formate dehydrogenase accessory sulfurtransferase FdhD has product MTKYSPNHNWYRVYLDHAATSSLDPEVWEAMEPYFTDYFGNPSTIYLLGRQAKKATENARKQVASLIGASPDEIYFTSGGTESDNLAIQGTVNRFKIANRLKNSGNHIITSSIEHPAVLETCKHLEQEGFRVTFLPVDGEGIVDVADVENAITDQTILITIMHANNEIGTIQPIRRIGEIARDKGIVFHTDAVQSVGKIPVNVEDLNVDLLSISAHKLYGPKGAGALYIRKGIKLEPLFHGGGHEKGMRPGTENVPGIVGLGKACQIAEEDMEQNREYTTQLRDKLIREVLEGIEEVHLNGHLHKRLPGNAHFSFKGVRGEPLTFLLDSKGVDASTGSACSTKKVEPSHVLLAIGLDDEDANGSLRVTLGKENTFEDVDLAVEAIKNAVETLRTPSSVKGMTEIVPIERYNGLSANGLSSVELSYDKTINPVVFKGGKSTSENEILSLKNDVYPQKPGLTTGDDEIVIDEQVNLIINEKFSRSFSISPESLEDFATGYILGEGLVASVDGIRNIEIEGLNINVEIDLTDFDIKDLVVGSDCFGGWRRKIETINRVDSEFVVSKDDIFRAIDKLRDEARVWQNTGGTHVAGLVYQDKFITREDVSRHVAADKVIGAAAKDNVDFSQSFMVYSGRMPADMMIKLARVGVPVIASNAAPTSSGYSVAFKAGITMIGFLRGNRFNIYTNPQRISMK; this is encoded by the coding sequence ATGACTAAATACTCACCTAACCACAACTGGTATCGGGTTTACCTGGACCATGCAGCCACATCTTCCCTAGACCCCGAGGTGTGGGAAGCAATGGAACCCTATTTTACAGACTACTTTGGCAATCCATCCACCATCTACTTGCTGGGTCGTCAGGCTAAAAAAGCCACTGAAAATGCCCGCAAACAGGTCGCATCACTCATAGGTGCCAGTCCAGATGAAATTTACTTCACCAGTGGAGGTACAGAATCAGACAACCTGGCCATACAAGGAACTGTAAATCGTTTTAAAATTGCAAATCGATTGAAAAACAGTGGAAATCATATAATAACTTCATCCATTGAACATCCAGCTGTTCTTGAGACCTGTAAACACCTGGAACAGGAAGGATTCAGGGTTACTTTTTTACCAGTTGATGGTGAGGGTATTGTTGATGTAGCTGATGTGGAAAATGCCATCACTGATCAAACCATTTTAATCACGATTATGCACGCCAACAATGAAATTGGCACAATTCAACCAATTAGACGTATTGGGGAGATAGCTCGTGATAAAGGTATTGTTTTCCACACCGATGCAGTGCAGAGTGTGGGTAAAATACCGGTAAATGTGGAAGACCTGAATGTTGATTTATTATCCATTTCTGCCCACAAACTATACGGCCCAAAAGGAGCCGGAGCCCTGTACATCCGTAAAGGAATAAAACTGGAACCATTATTCCACGGTGGAGGTCATGAAAAGGGTATGCGCCCTGGTACTGAGAATGTTCCCGGAATTGTGGGGCTGGGTAAAGCCTGCCAGATTGCAGAAGAAGACATGGAACAGAACAGGGAGTATACCACTCAATTAAGGGACAAACTCATCAGGGAAGTCTTGGAAGGAATTGAAGAAGTACATTTAAACGGTCACCTCCATAAAAGATTACCTGGTAATGCACATTTCAGTTTCAAAGGTGTCAGGGGAGAACCTTTAACTTTCCTCCTGGATAGTAAAGGAGTGGATGCTTCAACCGGATCAGCGTGCTCAACCAAGAAGGTGGAACCCTCCCATGTTCTATTGGCCATAGGGCTGGATGATGAGGATGCCAATGGTTCCCTCAGGGTAACCTTGGGGAAAGAGAATACCTTTGAAGATGTTGATCTGGCAGTTGAAGCAATTAAAAATGCGGTTGAAACCCTGAGAACACCATCTAGTGTTAAGGGAATGACTGAAATTGTTCCTATAGAACGTTATAATGGCCTATCTGCAAATGGACTCTCCTCAGTTGAACTTTCATATGATAAAACTATTAATCCAGTGGTGTTTAAAGGGGGAAAATCCACATCTGAAAATGAAATTTTATCACTTAAAAACGATGTTTATCCTCAAAAACCGGGTTTAACTACTGGGGATGATGAAATTGTTATTGATGAACAGGTGAATCTGATCATCAACGAAAAATTCTCACGAAGTTTTTCCATAAGTCCCGAGTCCCTGGAAGACTTTGCCACGGGTTACATTCTGGGCGAAGGATTGGTGGCCAGTGTTGATGGTATCCGGAACATTGAAATTGAGGGTCTGAATATTAACGTGGAAATCGACCTTACTGATTTTGATATCAAGGACCTGGTGGTGGGGTCGGACTGTTTTGGAGGATGGAGGCGGAAAATAGAAACCATAAACCGGGTGGATTCAGAATTTGTTGTTTCCAAAGATGATATTTTCAGGGCCATAGATAAATTAAGGGATGAAGCCAGGGTATGGCAGAACACTGGAGGGACTCATGTAGCGGGATTGGTTTACCAGGATAAATTCATCACCCGTGAAGATGTCAGCCGCCACGTGGCAGCTGATAAAGTTATTGGAGCAGCTGCAAAAGATAATGTTGACTTTTCACAGTCATTCATGGTTTACAGTGGCCGTATGCCGGCGGACATGATGATAAAGTTGGCCCGGGTTGGAGTTCCTGTAATTGCATCCAATGCCGCACCAACATCGTCTGGTTACTCTGTGGCCTTCAAGGCAGGGATAACCATGATAGGATTTTTAAGAGGGAATAGGTTTAATATTTACACCAATCCTCAGAGAATATCGATGAAATAA